A window of Rhodanobacteraceae bacterium contains these coding sequences:
- a CDS encoding DUF4397 domain-containing protein, producing MYAKSALAGLLALAAFSGDAHANARVTVGHFAPFAPSLQGTSVSIRVNGQVALQNVVFGQFTEYLTLGPAGRYTVDVLPTGTNTVAISAALDLANNTDYTVLAVGDGGNQPLALLPLVDDNSAPAAGQVKVRVVHAAPFANTLAATEVSVRDKTGAVVGGLARVPFRGASGYLSLPAARYDLKIATPDGGTTLIDPKPVSLAAGGILTLVATGGANGYATGITGIAAGAAPSNPLPTFAIGPVKVRVAHFAPFAASLDGTAVRVTVDGAEVLNNFRFRDFTPELDLAQGAYEIQVFPQGSASAAITGTVELDGNKRYTLAAVGNGAEQPLALQQFEDRASAPPAGRYALRVAHTAPFAATPEATAVSIRTDGGDVVAGLSSVPYGAASGYLELATGSLDLKVATPDGNTNLIDLAALNLPAGAIATAYAVGDGVRQPLGIVAVPLGNVALEANVDTSVDGIWFNPALNGQGWSFHALPSQNRLIGAWYTYSADGSGRHLWYTLDSCRSAPGATSCLLPGAFDNREVTLSIYESQGGLFGQPAPVVTRDVGTLTIRFLSCTQAELRYQIGSFTSATVPITSLVAKPGCTLGN from the coding sequence ATGTACGCCAAGTCTGCACTTGCGGGTCTGCTGGCGCTGGCCGCCTTTTCCGGCGATGCGCATGCCAACGCCCGCGTCACCGTCGGTCATTTCGCGCCCTTCGCACCGTCGCTGCAAGGCACCTCGGTATCGATCCGGGTGAACGGTCAGGTCGCGCTGCAGAACGTGGTGTTCGGCCAGTTTACCGAGTACCTGACGCTGGGGCCGGCGGGCCGCTACACCGTCGACGTGCTCCCGACGGGCACCAATACCGTGGCGATCAGCGCGGCGCTGGACCTGGCCAACAACACCGACTACACCGTGCTCGCAGTGGGCGATGGTGGCAACCAGCCGCTCGCGTTGCTGCCGCTGGTGGACGACAACAGCGCGCCGGCGGCCGGCCAGGTCAAGGTGCGCGTAGTCCATGCGGCGCCGTTCGCCAACACCCTGGCCGCCACCGAGGTCTCGGTGCGCGACAAGACCGGCGCGGTGGTCGGCGGCCTGGCGCGCGTCCCTTTCCGCGGCGCCAGCGGCTACCTCAGCCTGCCGGCAGCCCGCTATGACCTGAAGATCGCCACGCCGGACGGTGGCACCACGCTGATCGATCCCAAGCCGGTATCGCTGGCGGCAGGCGGCATCCTGACCCTGGTCGCCACCGGCGGTGCCAACGGCTACGCGACCGGCATCACGGGGATCGCCGCCGGCGCTGCGCCCAGCAATCCGCTGCCTACCTTCGCCATCGGCCCGGTCAAGGTCCGCGTGGCGCACTTCGCGCCCTTCGCGGCCAGCCTGGACGGCACCGCGGTGCGCGTGACCGTGGATGGCGCCGAGGTGCTGAACAACTTCCGCTTCCGCGACTTCACGCCGGAGCTGGATCTGGCCCAGGGCGCCTACGAGATCCAAGTGTTCCCGCAGGGTTCGGCAAGCGCCGCGATCACCGGCACGGTGGAGCTGGACGGCAACAAGCGCTACACCCTGGCGGCCGTCGGCAACGGTGCGGAGCAGCCGCTGGCGCTGCAGCAGTTCGAGGACCGCGCCAGCGCGCCGCCGGCCGGCCGCTACGCGCTGCGCGTGGCGCACACCGCGCCTTTCGCGGCCACGCCCGAGGCCACCGCGGTGTCGATCCGCACCGACGGCGGCGATGTCGTCGCCGGCCTGTCCAGCGTTCCCTACGGTGCCGCCAGCGGCTACCTGGAACTGGCCACCGGCAGCCTGGACCTCAAGGTCGCCACGCCCGACGGCAACACCAACCTGATCGACCTGGCGGCGCTGAACCTGCCGGCCGGTGCCATCGCGACCGCCTACGCGGTGGGTGACGGCGTGCGCCAGCCGCTCGGCATTGTTGCGGTGCCGCTCGGCAACGTGGCGCTGGAGGCGAATGTCGATACCAGCGTCGACGGCATCTGGTTCAACCCGGCGCTGAACGGGCAGGGCTGGAGCTTCCATGCGCTGCCGTCGCAGAACCGCTTGATCGGCGCCTGGTACACCTACAGCGCCGATGGCAGTGGCCGCCACCTCTGGTACACGCTGGATTCCTGCCGCTCGGCGCCGGGCGCCACCAGCTGCCTGTTGCCGGGTGCCTTCGACAACCGCGAGGTGACGCTGTCGATCTACGAGAGCCAGGGGGGGCTGTTCGGCCAGCCAGCCCCGGTGGTGACGCGCGACGTCGGCACGCTCACCATCCGTTTCCTCAGCTGCACCCAGGCGGAGCTGCGCTACCAGATCGGCAGCTTCACTTCCGCCACGGTGCCGATCACCAGCCTGGTGGCGAAGCCCGGCTGCACCCTGGGCAATTGA
- a CDS encoding zinc-finger domain-containing protein has product MSRPDPSQAKLIQPNADNRYEVTAGDLPLSCPMPGMHLWNSHPRVYLPVETEGTSQCPYCGAYYTLKGGAGRGH; this is encoded by the coding sequence ATGTCCCGCCCAGACCCCAGCCAGGCCAAGCTGATCCAGCCTAACGCCGACAACCGCTACGAGGTGACGGCGGGCGACCTGCCGCTGTCATGCCCGATGCCGGGCATGCACCTGTGGAACTCGCACCCACGCGTCTACCTGCCGGTCGAGACCGAGGGTACCAGCCAGTGTCCGTACTGCGGCGCGTACTACACCCTCAAGGGCGGCGCTGGTCGCGGGCACTGA